From the Theobroma cacao cultivar B97-61/B2 chromosome 2, Criollo_cocoa_genome_V2, whole genome shotgun sequence genome, one window contains:
- the LOC18607696 gene encoding protein FMP32, mitochondrial: MSACKRVVQLGFNAHSASLINRFRYRQISQLVKSNGKRAFLVDTLALVRSLEAQGVPSKQAEAITAAITEVLNDSLENVSHSFVSKAEMQKTEMLQEANLSKFKSEVKSSQEHHFSMLQRETEKLRGDIEKMRSELRYEIDKVTAGQRLDLNLERGRIRDELANQNAETNNLTNKLDREIHALRAQLEAAKYDVIKYCIGTLVSISAVGLAVVRILM, encoded by the exons atgagcgCGTGTAAGCGCGTGGTTCAGTTAGGGTTTAATGCGCATTCAGCTTCCCTAATTAACAGGTTTAGATATCGGCAGATTTCTCAACTCGTTAAGTCCAACGGAAAACGTGCCTTTCTCGTCGATACATTGGCTCtg GTTCGAAGTTTGGAAGCACAAGGTGTGCCATCAAAACAAGCGGAGGCAATAACAGCAGCAATAACTGAAGTGTTAAATGACAGCTTGGAGAATGTGTCACATTCTTTTGTTTCAAAAGCAGAAATGCAGAAG ACCGAGATGCTTCAGGAAGCCAATTTATCCAAGTTTAAGTCTGAAGTAAAAAGTTCTCAG GAGCATCATTTTTCTATGCTGCAACGTGAAACTGAAAAGCTTCGGGGTGACATAGAAAAAATGCGAAGTGAACTAAG GTATGAAATTGACAAAGTCACTGCTGGCCAGCGTCTGGATTTAAATCTTGAAAGAGG GCGAATACGTGATGAACTAGCCAATCAGAATGCGGAAACTAACAACCTGACAAACAAGCTAGATAGG GAAATTCATGCTTTAAGAGCCCAGTTGGAAGCTGCAAAGTATGATGTGATTAAGTACTGCATAGGTACCCTTGTTTCCATATCTGCAGTTGGGCTAGCTGTAGTCCGCATCCTGATGTAG
- the LOC18607697 gene encoding allene oxide cyclase 4, chloroplastic — MASLTSALATTSPSVKPHSSSRTKSLLPVVFKLITNPTLSNSSKLFTSSTNYNSFSEPKTSFTFKSHAIPSNNNSTPCKVQELYVYEINERDRGSPAYLSLSQKSVKSLGDLVCFSNKLYTGDMQKRIGITSGMCILVQHKPEKNGERYEALSSFYFGDYGHMTVQGPYMTYEDSYLAVTGGTGIFLGVIGRVRLHQILFPLKLYHSFYLEGIADLPEELLGEPVEPNLEVEPSSAAQACEPHATIASFTE, encoded by the exons ATGGCTTCTTTAACCTCTGCTTTGGCAACTACATCTCCTTCTGTGAAGCCACATTCTTCTTCACGGACCAAATCACTGTTGCCTGTAGTTTTCAAGCTGATCACAAACCCAACTTTAAGTAACAGCTCCAAGCTTTTCACTTCCTCCACAAACTACAACAGTTTCTCAGAACCCAAAACATCTTTCACTTTCAAAAGTCACGCCATTCCATCTAATAATAACTCAACACCCT GCAAAGTCCAAGAACTGTATGTGTATGAGATAAACGAGAGAGATCGTGGGAGTCCTGCTTATCTAAGTTTGAGCCAGAAATCTGTCAAGTCTCTAGGTGATCTTGTCTGTTTTAGCAACAAA CTGTATACGGGGGATATGCAGAAACGGATAGGAATAACATCGGGGATGTGCATTCTGGTCCAACACAAACCGGAGAAGAATGGAGAGCGTTACGAGGCGTTGTCCAGCTTTTACTTCGGCGACTACGGTCACATGACGGTGCAGGGACCTTACATGACCTACGAGGATTCGTATCTGGCTGTGACTGGTGGGACAGGGATCTTCCTTGGGGTCATCGGCCGGGTTAGGCTGCACCAAATTCTGTTCCCTCTCAAGCTCTACCATAGCTTCTATTTGGAGGGCATTGCAGACCTCCCCGAGGAGCTGCTTGGGGAGCCTGTTGAGCCCAACCTAGAAGTCGAGCCCAGCTCTGCTGCACAAGCTTGTGAACCCCATGCCACCATTGCTAGTTTCACTGAATAA
- the LOC18607698 gene encoding LOW QUALITY PROTEIN: cytochrome P450 84A1 (The sequence of the model RefSeq protein was modified relative to this genomic sequence to represent the inferred CDS: inserted 1 base in 1 codon), translating into MDFLQTLASLQSSSIFFLLSLLVFFIFVLCRSRKVAYPPGPKGYPIIGNMNMMDQLTHRGLARLAEQYGQGGLLHLRMGKLHIVAVSTPEMAREVLQTQDSIYSNRPANDAIIYLTYDRADMAFANYGPFWRQMRKICVMKVFSRKRAESWASVREEVGSXTVMKKLGSPVNLGELVFALTRNITYRAAFGSFSRDGQDEFVKILQEFSKLFGAFNFADFFPWLGWIHGKEFRKRLVKARASLDGFIDHIIDEHLAKRKKYGKDHDIEEDMVDELMAFYSEDVSKGDYDESSQPTIRLTKDNIKAIIMDVMFGGTETVASAIEWAMAELMKSPEDLKKVQQELADVVGLNRVVHESDLEKLTYLKCAIKETLRLHPPIPLLLHETAVDSVLAGFRVPAKSRIMISAWAIGRDPSSWKDPDAFKPSRFLNDAAPDFKGSSFEFIPFGSGRRSCPGMQLGLYGLELSVAHLLHCFNWELPDGMKPSELDMNDLFGLTAPRASRLVAVPSYRLSCPFPGLEN; encoded by the exons ATGGATTTCCTGCAAACTCTAGCATCTCTTCAATCTTCATcaatcttctttcttctttctctcttggttttcttcattttcgtGTTGTGCCGCAGCAGGAAAGTCGCATACCCTCCAGGCCCTAAAGGGTACCCAATTATTGGCAACATGAACATGATGGACCAATTGACTCATCGTGGGCTAGCTCGGCTAGCCGAACAGTACGGTCAGGGCGGTCTACTCCACCTTAGGATGGGCAAGCTTCACATAGTGGCTGTATCTACGCCAGAAATGGCCCGAGAGGTCCTCCAGACCCAAGACAGCATATACTCAAATCGGCCCGCAAACGATGCCATAATCTACTTGACCTATGATAGAGCTGATATGGCCTTTGCCAATTACGGCCCGTTTTGGCGTCAGATGCGTAAGATCTGTGTCATGAAGGTCTTCAGTCGGAAACGAGCTGAGTCTTGGGCCTCCGTACGTGAAGAAGTGGGCT AAACCGTGATGAAGAAACTGGGTTCCCCTGTTAACCTTGGCGAGTTGGTGTTTGCCTTGACGAGGAACATAACTTACAGGGCAGCTTTTGGGTCGTTTTCACGAGACGGGCAAGATGAGTTTGTCAAAATCTTGCAAGAATTCTCCAAGCTTTTTGGAGCTTTTAATTTTGCAGATTTCTTCCCATGGTTGGGGTGGATTCATGGGAAAGAATTTCGCAAGAGGTTAGTCAAGGCTCGGGCATCACTGGATGGGTTCATTGACCACATCATCGATGAACATTTggcaaagagaaagaaatatgGCAAAGATCATGACATAGAGGAAGACATGGTAGATGAATTAATGGCTTTTTACAGCGAAGATGTTTCCAAAGGAGATTATGACGAGTCGTCCCAGCCTACGATCAGGCTCACCAAGGATAACATCAAAGCTATTATCATG GACGTAATGTTTGGTGGAACTGAAACCGTGGCATCTGCAATAGAATGGGCAATGGCGGAGCTAATGAAGAGCCCCGAAGACCTCAAGAAAGTCCAGCAAGAACTCGCCGATGTAGTCGGGTTGAACCGAGTCGTCCATGAATCCGACCTTGAAAAATTAACCTACCTCAAATGTGCCATCAAAGAAACCTTACGCCTCCACCCACCAATCCCTCTCCTCCTCCACGAGACGGCTGTGGACTCCGTCCTTGCCGGGTTTCGAGTACCTGCCAAATCGCGTATAATGATCAGTGCTTGGGCTATCGGGCGTGACCCGTCTTCATGGAAAGACCCGGATGCGTTCAAACCAAGTAGATTTCTGAATGACGCTGCACCTGATTTTAAGGGTAGTAGCTTTGAGTTCATTCCGTTTGGGTCGGGTCGGAGGTCTTGCCCGGGAATGCAACTGGGGTTATATGGATTGGAGTTAAGTGTGGCTCATTTGCTTCATTGCTTTAATTGGGAGTTGCCTGATGGAATGAAGCCTAGCGAGCTTGACATGAACGATTTGTTTGGACTCACTGCTCCTCGAGCGAGCCGACTCGTCGCTGTGCCGAGTTACAGGTTGAGTTGTCCATTCCCTGGACTGGAAAATTAA
- the LOC18607699 gene encoding GATA transcription factor 5, with translation MEYCMEARALKSSVRGELAMQRTQHAALDDILYMNGAAPGEDFSVDCFLNFNNGEFEEEEQKDSFSVSSEERVADDDSNSNSSSFSFDSLLTNELSVPDDEIAGLEWVSHFVDDSFPELPILCPVFKPQSDGHAKTLFETEPELVFMKTPSFSSTVPSKARSKRAKSTGRTWSVGSMPLSESSSSTITSSSTSSGFSVTSANVQETDLANDFTEPPTKKQKKKPAVQASGLSSGNPFQRRCSHCQVQKTPQWRTGPLGAKTLCNACGVRYKSGRLFPEYRPACSPTFSGDIHSNSHRKVLEMRKRKEVAGQEPELTRMIPSF, from the exons ATGGAGTACTGCATGGAAGCGAGAGCATTGAAATCGAGTGTAAGGGGAGAACTAGCCATGCAAAGGACCCAGCATGCTGCtttggatgatattttgtatATGAACGGCGCCGCTCCCGGTGAAGATTTTTCCGTTGACtgtttcttaaattttaataatggagaatttgaagaagaagaacaaaaagattCGTTTTCCGTTTCCTCTGAAGAACGTGTAGCAGATGATGATAGTAACTCTAATTCTAGCAGTTTTTCCTTTGATTCTCTTCTCACCAACGAGCTCTCCGTGCCg GATGATGAAATAGCAGGGCTTGAATGGGTATCTCATTTTGTGGACGATTCGTTTCCAGAGCTCCCTATATTATGCCCTGTTTTTAAGCCGCAAAGCGATGGCCATGCAAAAACTCTGTTTGAAACAGAACCAGAGCTGGTGTTTATGAAAACGCCGAGCTTTTCATCAACGGTTCCATCCAAAGCAAGGAGCAAAAGGGCTAAATCAACCGGCCGGACATGGTCTGTTGGGTCAATGCCTCTTTCTGAGTCATCGTCCTCGACAATAACATCGTCAAGTACTTCTTCGGGGTTTTCCGTGACCTCTGCTAATGTTCAAGAGACGGACTTGGCTAATGATTTCACTGAACCGCCAACAAAGAAACAGAAGAAAAAACCGGCGGTTCAAGCTAGTGGATTGTCAAGTGGGAACCCTTTCCAACGGAGGTGTAGTCATTGCCAAGTTCAAAAGACTCCACAGTGGCGAACCGGTCCGCTTGGTGCCAAAACCTTATGCAATGCTTGCGGGGTTCGTTACAAGTCCGGTCGGCTTTTTCCCGAGTATAGACCGGCTTGTAGCCCGACTTTTTCAGGTGATATTCACTCAAATAGCCATCGGAAAGTTTTGGAAAtgaggaaaaggaaagaggTAGCAGGACAGGAACCTGAGTTGACCCGGATGATTCCGAGTTTTTGA